A genome region from Triticum aestivum cultivar Chinese Spring chromosome 2B, IWGSC CS RefSeq v2.1, whole genome shotgun sequence includes the following:
- the LOC123045100 gene encoding mavicyanin, giving the protein MAANPDREVCHRAGRGGKMLLPVMAVLAAVVLASLPSAAVATNYTVGDEKGWNPKVDYTSWVKKHRPFYKGDWLLFEYQNGRSDVVQVDEVGYDNCDKESAISSHSKGTSYAFQLKEAKDYFFICSYGYCYSGMKLAVTAKKGPASSSPDSGSSSSSSSSPAAKSSSKSAAPPIAARNAAPLAAAVGAAAMLLRML; this is encoded by the exons ATGGCTGCCAATCCAGATCGGGAGGTGTGCCACCGGGCAGGGAGAGGAGGGAAGATGCTGCTGCCGGTGATGGCCGTCTTGGCGGCGGTGGTGCTGGCGTCGctgccgtcggcggcggtggcgaccAACTACACGGTGGGCGACGAGAAGGGGTGGAACCCCAAGGTGGACTACACCTCCTGGGTGAAGAAGCACCGCCCCTTCTACAAGGGCGACTGGCTCC TGTTCGAGTACCAGAATGGGCGGTCGGACGTGGTGCAGGTGGACGAGGTCGGGTACGACAACTGCGACAAGGAGAGCGCCATCAGCAGCCACAGCAAGGGGACCAGCTACGCGTTCCAGCTCAAGGAGGCCAAGGACTACTTCTTCATCTGCAGCTACGGCTACTGCTACTCCGGCATGAAGCTCGCCGTCACCGCCAAGAAGGGCCCCGCCTCTTCCTCCCCCGActccggctcatcctcctcctcctcctcctcgccggccgccaAGTCATCCTCCAAATCCGCCGCCCCCCCCATCGCCGCCCGCAACGccgctcccctcgccgccgccgtgggCGCCGCGGCCATGCTACTCAGGATGCTCTGA